A section of the Caldilineales bacterium genome encodes:
- the lon gene encoding endopeptidase La, which produces MNQRDFDRFAWHLGEELSILNAAMQSFPVPAPAFEDEDDTDDDEDEDAIQEYPVIPAVDMVVFPKLAAPLYISRESTRRALEAAQEEDLPLLVLAQRDPNVENPDSQDLYEVGCEITIGRVLRMPDGTQSLFCQGDFRVEVLEIIHERPYLRVLGRRLYEYAEKTAETPAQMRAALALFEKVVDLNESIPEEAYVAAMNLEEPGWLADLIVATVGVATAKRQQMLEIVDPTERLRALTILLAEELDVLELENHIHEQVQQSMDRSQREYFLREQIRAIQEELGESDEFDRDIEELKARIEASAMPAEAKEKAEKELTRMAAMPPMAPDIAIVRTYLEWLLDLPWGEPGADNTDLKHTEKVLESHHYGLEKAKERILEHVAVRKLAAESMRTPILCFVGPPGTGKTSLGKSIAEALGRKFVRVSLGGVRDEAEIRGHRRTYIGALPGRILQTMRTAATVNPVFMLDEVDKLGYDFRGDPASALLEVLDPEQNHAFSDHYLDVNYDLSRVFFIATANNPYAIPAALLDRMEVIEFPGYTDLEKKLIASKFIIPRLLHEHGLTAAGLQFGEEAIDYIIQNYTYEAGVRNLERELANICRKVARRVAEGKRPQRRVTPATVERLLGPHRYEQTKAEEEDAIGVATSLAWTEAGGDLMPVEVIIMPGKGGLLLTGQLGEVMQESAQAALSYSRAHSGDYGFADFDFDKFDIHIHVPEGAIPKDGPSAGITLATALISALSNRPVDRRVGMTGEITLRGRVLPIGGLKEKLLTAHRGGLTTAIIPERNQKDLIEVPRQVRRALDIKLVKHIDQVLAIALLPSIAPPPAAAKPRRARRRKTETPPAEALTPAASPTPAQPTA; this is translated from the coding sequence ATGAACCAACGTGATTTCGACCGCTTTGCCTGGCACCTGGGTGAAGAACTCTCCATCCTCAATGCCGCCATGCAAAGTTTCCCCGTACCTGCTCCGGCCTTCGAAGACGAAGACGATACCGATGACGACGAAGACGAAGACGCCATCCAGGAATACCCCGTCATCCCGGCCGTCGATATGGTCGTCTTCCCCAAACTGGCGGCGCCGCTCTACATCAGCCGCGAGTCTACCCGTCGCGCCCTCGAAGCTGCCCAAGAGGAAGACCTGCCGTTGCTCGTTCTCGCACAGCGCGACCCCAACGTCGAAAACCCCGATTCGCAGGATCTGTACGAGGTCGGCTGCGAGATCACGATCGGGCGTGTGCTACGCATGCCAGATGGCACCCAAAGTCTTTTCTGCCAGGGCGATTTCCGGGTCGAGGTGCTGGAAATCATCCACGAGCGCCCCTACCTGCGCGTCTTGGGGCGACGGCTGTACGAATACGCCGAAAAGACGGCCGAAACGCCGGCGCAGATGCGGGCGGCGCTGGCGCTATTCGAGAAAGTGGTCGATCTCAACGAAAGCATCCCCGAAGAAGCCTATGTGGCGGCTATGAACCTGGAAGAACCAGGTTGGCTGGCCGATTTGATCGTGGCCACCGTGGGCGTAGCCACGGCCAAACGCCAGCAGATGCTGGAGATCGTCGATCCGACCGAACGCCTGCGCGCCCTCACCATCCTCCTGGCCGAAGAACTGGACGTGCTGGAACTGGAAAACCACATCCACGAACAGGTTCAGCAATCGATGGATCGCTCGCAGCGTGAATACTTCCTGCGCGAGCAAATCCGGGCCATCCAGGAGGAACTGGGCGAAAGCGACGAATTCGACCGTGACATCGAGGAACTGAAAGCGCGCATCGAAGCCTCGGCCATGCCGGCCGAGGCCAAAGAAAAGGCCGAGAAAGAGCTGACGCGCATGGCCGCCATGCCGCCGATGGCCCCCGACATCGCCATCGTCCGCACCTATCTGGAATGGCTGCTGGACCTGCCCTGGGGCGAACCAGGGGCCGACAACACCGACCTCAAGCACACCGAGAAGGTGCTCGAATCGCACCACTACGGGCTGGAAAAGGCCAAAGAACGCATTCTCGAACATGTGGCCGTGCGCAAGTTGGCCGCCGAAAGCATGCGCACCCCCATCCTCTGCTTCGTCGGCCCGCCCGGAACCGGCAAGACCTCATTGGGCAAATCCATTGCCGAGGCCCTGGGCCGCAAATTCGTGCGCGTCTCTTTGGGCGGCGTGCGCGACGAGGCTGAAATCCGCGGCCATCGCCGCACCTACATCGGCGCCCTGCCCGGTCGCATCCTGCAGACCATGCGCACCGCCGCCACGGTCAACCCGGTCTTCATGCTCGATGAAGTCGATAAGCTGGGCTACGACTTCCGCGGCGACCCGGCCTCGGCCCTGCTCGAAGTGCTCGACCCCGAACAAAACCACGCCTTTAGCGACCACTACCTGGATGTCAACTACGACCTCAGCCGGGTCTTCTTCATCGCCACCGCCAACAACCCCTACGCCATCCCCGCCGCCCTGCTCGACCGCATGGAGGTGATCGAGTTCCCCGGCTACACCGACCTGGAAAAGAAACTCATCGCCTCCAAGTTCATCATTCCCCGCCTGCTGCACGAACACGGTCTCACCGCCGCCGGGCTTCAGTTTGGCGAGGAGGCCATCGACTACATCATCCAGAACTACACCTACGAGGCCGGCGTCCGCAACCTGGAGCGCGAACTGGCCAACATCTGCCGCAAAGTGGCGCGGCGCGTGGCCGAGGGCAAGCGCCCCCAGCGCCGGGTGACGCCAGCCACCGTCGAGCGGCTGCTTGGCCCCCACCGCTACGAGCAGACCAAAGCTGAAGAAGAGGACGCCATCGGCGTCGCCACCAGCCTGGCCTGGACCGAGGCCGGCGGCGACCTGATGCCGGTCGAAGTCATCATCATGCCGGGCAAGGGTGGGCTGCTGCTCACCGGACAGCTGGGCGAAGTCATGCAAGAATCGGCGCAGGCGGCCCTTTCCTATTCGCGCGCCCACAGCGGCGACTACGGCTTTGCCGACTTCGACTTCGACAAATTCGACATCCACATCCACGTGCCCGAAGGCGCCATCCCCAAAGACGGCCCCTCCGCCGGCATCACCCTGGCCACGGCCCTCATCTCGGCCCTGAGCAACCGGCCCGTAGACCGGCGCGTGGGCATGACCGGCGAAATCACCCTGCGCGGACGAGTGCTGCCCATCGGCGGGCTAAAGGAAAAACTCCTCACCGCCCATCGCGGCGGCCTGACCACCGCCATCATCCCCGAACGCAACCAGAAAGA
- a CDS encoding bifunctional folylpolyglutamate synthase/dihydrofolate synthase — MPTPYQQALEAIYRYIDYSRTRQAPPYSAEAYNLERMTALCARLGNPQDSLQVVHIAGSKGKGSTAAMTAAILQAAGFRTGLYTSPHLHSFRERIRLDGQLVPQDRLVDLWAQIRPHAEALHQTTAFEIITALAFLYFQQEQVEWAVIEVGLGGRLDATNVVWPRVCAITPISFEHTELLGDTLSLIAAEKAGIIKPGAPVVCGPQEPEALAVIVRRADEQGAPLATVDAVHGDWRWAVQSAVASELLLDLSGPDADFRQLRVGLTGRHQAANASVAVALTHELGRQGEKVGEAAIRQGLATVHWPGRLERLCQNPYLVVDSAHNRHSAEQIEAALALFPHDRLLIIFGASADKDIKGMLEVLGPHAAVIIITRSYHPRAANPRLLADLASQTLPDLPVRLTDSAHEALELALALHQPGDLILGVGSIFVVADLRAAWSERHPEAFPADDWVHFSEPIDGSFTPMR; from the coding sequence TCAACAGGCCCTGGAGGCCATCTACCGCTATATCGATTACAGCCGCACCCGACAGGCGCCCCCGTATTCTGCTGAGGCCTACAATCTGGAAAGAATGACCGCCTTGTGCGCCCGTCTGGGCAATCCCCAAGACAGCTTGCAGGTCGTGCATATCGCCGGCAGCAAGGGCAAAGGCTCGACCGCCGCCATGACCGCCGCCATCCTCCAGGCTGCCGGATTTCGCACCGGGCTTTACACCTCGCCCCATCTCCACAGCTTTCGCGAACGCATTCGGCTGGACGGCCAGCTCGTCCCGCAAGATCGCCTGGTGGATTTGTGGGCGCAGATCCGGCCCCATGCCGAGGCCCTGCACCAAACGACGGCCTTCGAGATCATCACGGCGCTGGCTTTCCTCTACTTCCAGCAGGAACAGGTCGAGTGGGCGGTGATCGAGGTGGGGCTAGGGGGGCGGCTGGATGCCACCAACGTCGTCTGGCCCCGCGTCTGCGCCATCACCCCGATCAGCTTCGAGCACACCGAATTGCTCGGCGACACCCTCAGCCTGATCGCCGCTGAAAAAGCCGGCATCATCAAGCCCGGCGCGCCGGTGGTCTGTGGGCCGCAGGAGCCGGAAGCGCTGGCGGTGATCGTCAGGCGAGCGGACGAGCAGGGCGCGCCCCTGGCAACGGTCGACGCCGTCCACGGCGATTGGCGGTGGGCGGTGCAGAGCGCCGTCGCCTCGGAACTCCTGCTCGACCTCTCTGGCCCTGACGCCGACTTTCGCCAACTGCGGGTCGGGCTGACCGGTCGCCATCAGGCCGCCAATGCCAGCGTGGCCGTCGCCCTGACGCACGAGCTGGGGCGACAGGGCGAAAAGGTGGGCGAAGCCGCCATCCGCCAGGGCCTGGCCACCGTCCATTGGCCCGGACGGCTGGAGCGCCTGTGCCAGAACCCCTACCTTGTCGTCGATAGCGCCCACAACCGGCACAGCGCCGAACAAATCGAGGCCGCACTTGCACTCTTCCCCCACGACCGCCTCCTCATCATCTTTGGCGCTTCCGCCGACAAAGACATCAAAGGCATGTTAGAAGTGCTTGGCCCCCATGCGGCCGTCATCATCATCACCCGCAGCTACCACCCGCGCGCAGCCAACCCCCGCCTCCTGGCCGACCTGGCAAGCCAGACCCTCCCGGACCTCCCGGTTCGGCTCACCGATTCGGCCCACGAGGCGCTCGAACTGGCCCTGGCCCTCCACCAACCTGGCGACCTCATCCTCGGCGTTGGCTCCATCTTCGTCGTCGCCGATCTGCGCGCAGCCTGGAGCGAACGCCATCCCGAAGCATTTCCTGCCGACGATTGGGTTCATTTCTCGGAACCGATCGATGGCTCTTTCACACCCATGCGGTAG